Proteins encoded within one genomic window of Prosthecochloris marina:
- the rny gene encoding ribonuclease Y, which yields MGIVVNLVLIVIASLLFFCVGFFIGRFLLEKIGTTKVLEAEERAVQIVQEAQKEANEYKDLKVAEVNQEWKKRRREFDADVTVKNNKFNQLQKQIRQKENNVKRQSQDLKESEKKVSEKLKGLEHDREMVASKNSDLERIIAEQNQKLEAIGNLQAEEAKQKLIENMVAVAREEATETIHKIHEEAEQEANKIAEKTLLTAIQRVSFEQATESALSVVHIQSDELKGRIIGREGRNIKAFENATGVDIIVDDTPEVVILSCFDPLRRELAKLTLQKLLIDGVIHPVAIEKAYEDAKKEIDDVIMSTGEETLSSLQIPDMPSELVSHIGKMKFHTVYGQNLLQHSREVAMLAGLMAAEIKLDAKQAKRAGLLHDIGLVLPESEEPHAIAGMKYLQKFRESKIVLNAIAAHHGDIEKESPIAALIEAANIISSSRPGGRGAVTPEGHVKRLENLEEIAKGFPGVIKTYALQAGREIRVIVEGENVNDSQADVLAHDIAHKIEEEADYPGQIKISIIREKRSVAFAK from the coding sequence ATGGGGATTGTCGTTAATCTTGTTTTAATAGTTATTGCGTCACTTCTGTTTTTTTGCGTAGGGTTTTTTATCGGTCGTTTTCTGCTTGAGAAGATCGGAACGACAAAAGTGCTTGAAGCAGAAGAGCGGGCAGTTCAGATCGTACAGGAGGCCCAGAAAGAAGCGAATGAATACAAAGATCTGAAAGTCGCCGAAGTGAATCAGGAATGGAAAAAACGAAGACGAGAATTCGATGCAGATGTTACGGTAAAGAACAACAAGTTCAATCAGCTTCAGAAACAGATCCGCCAGAAAGAAAATAATGTGAAGCGGCAGAGTCAGGACCTTAAGGAAAGCGAAAAAAAGGTTTCCGAAAAACTCAAGGGGCTTGAGCATGACAGGGAGATGGTTGCAAGTAAAAACAGTGATCTGGAGCGGATTATTGCCGAGCAGAACCAGAAACTTGAAGCGATTGGTAACCTTCAGGCTGAAGAGGCGAAGCAGAAGCTGATAGAGAATATGGTTGCGGTTGCAAGGGAAGAAGCGACGGAAACGATACACAAAATTCATGAAGAAGCGGAGCAGGAGGCGAACAAGATCGCTGAAAAAACATTGCTGACTGCGATACAGCGTGTTTCTTTCGAACAGGCGACTGAAAGTGCTCTCTCGGTTGTTCACATTCAGAGTGACGAACTCAAGGGCCGTATTATTGGACGTGAAGGCAGAAACATCAAAGCCTTCGAAAATGCAACCGGGGTCGATATCATTGTTGACGATACTCCTGAAGTCGTTATCCTTTCCTGTTTCGATCCTTTACGCCGTGAGCTTGCCAAACTGACTCTTCAAAAACTACTCATCGATGGAGTTATTCATCCGGTCGCGATCGAGAAGGCCTATGAGGATGCGAAAAAAGAGATCGATGACGTTATCATGAGCACGGGAGAGGAAACTCTGTCATCACTGCAAATTCCCGATATGCCTTCCGAGCTTGTTTCTCACATAGGAAAAATGAAATTCCATACGGTTTACGGTCAGAATCTCTTGCAGCATTCACGTGAAGTGGCCATGCTTGCAGGTCTCATGGCCGCTGAAATCAAGCTCGATGCAAAACAGGCCAAACGTGCAGGATTACTGCATGATATCGGGCTTGTTCTTCCGGAGAGCGAAGAGCCTCATGCTATTGCAGGAATGAAATATCTTCAGAAATTCAGGGAATCAAAGATTGTACTCAATGCCATTGCCGCTCATCATGGGGACATCGAAAAAGAGAGCCCTATTGCAGCTCTTATCGAAGCTGCCAATATAATCTCTTCTTCACGGCCGGGTGGCAGGGGTGCTGTGACGCCTGAAGGTCACGTGAAGCGTCTCGAAAATCTGGAAGAAATTGCTAAAGGTTTTCCGGGAGTCATCAAGACCTATGCTCTCCAGGCCGGAAGAGAGATCCGGGTTATTGTCGAGGGAGAAAATGTCAACGACTCACAGGCAGATGTCCTCGCTCACGATATAGCTCACAAGATAGAGGAAGAGGCCGATTATCCCGGTCAGATCAAGATTTCCATCATCAGGGAGAAACGCTCGGTTGCATTCGCAAAGTGA
- a CDS encoding DUF2905 domain-containing protein, with amino-acid sequence MFTELGKLLVVIGIIAVVFGVLLMTFQKTGTPDYMRWFGNLPLDFKIVRDNFKLYFPIGTSIVLSVILSFLLYLANKIFR; translated from the coding sequence GTGTTTACCGAACTCGGAAAACTACTTGTCGTCATCGGAATCATTGCTGTTGTTTTCGGAGTACTTCTCATGACATTTCAAAAGACCGGAACTCCGGATTACATGCGCTGGTTTGGCAATCTCCCTCTTGACTTCAAAATAGTCAGGGACAATTTCAAACTTTATTTCCCTATCGGCACATCAATCGTTCTTTCGGTTATTTTAAGCTTTTTACTTTATCTTGCCAATAAAATTTTCAGATAG
- a CDS encoding L,D-transpeptidase translates to MTQALKIISNTWKTAVLLSVLLSLVILNSENANAKDGKELHFASEEVRKTVSWVKKNKDNRKLPYAIIDKKNAHIFVFDAKSKIVDHGPVLLGIAKSDRIDPKTLNARLSSIGKNDRVTPSGRYVSVFGPDHRGKDVLWVDTKYAVGLHPVANVPGQRRKTRLNSTTSADNRITWGCINVSKPLFTNVLTPLFKPKAGIVYILPEAAPIEQLLANKDKD, encoded by the coding sequence ATGACACAAGCATTAAAGATCATCAGTAATACCTGGAAAACAGCTGTATTGTTGTCGGTTCTTTTATCGCTGGTCATCCTCAACAGTGAAAATGCTAACGCGAAGGATGGCAAGGAGCTTCATTTCGCCTCCGAAGAAGTACGGAAAACCGTTTCCTGGGTTAAAAAGAACAAGGATAACCGGAAACTGCCCTACGCAATCATCGATAAGAAAAACGCCCATATCTTTGTTTTTGATGCAAAAAGCAAGATTGTGGACCATGGACCCGTTCTGCTTGGCATTGCAAAATCAGACAGAATCGACCCTAAAACCCTCAATGCCCGGCTTTCATCCATAGGCAAAAACGACCGCGTTACTCCTTCCGGACGTTACGTATCGGTGTTTGGACCCGACCATCGGGGTAAGGATGTTTTATGGGTCGACACAAAATACGCTGTCGGACTGCACCCGGTCGCCAACGTCCCTGGTCAGAGAAGGAAAACCCGCCTCAATTCCACCACATCAGCGGACAACAGAATCACATGGGGCTGCATCAATGTTTCCAAACCGTTATTCACAAACGTACTCACCCCTCTCTTCAAGCCTAAAGCAGGCATAGTCTATATCCTTCCCGAAGCTGCTCCGATTGAACAGCTTCTCGCAAACAAGGATAAGGACTGA
- the ribD gene encoding bifunctional diaminohydroxyphosphoribosylaminopyrimidine deaminase/5-amino-6-(5-phosphoribosylamino)uracil reductase RibD, translated as MAVKKTRRDLQHHEHFMSRCLQLARKGAGYVSPNPMVGSVLVVDNRIVGEGFHQRFGGPHAEVNAIACVDDEALLPRSTLYVNLEPCSHHGKTPPCSDLIIQKKIPRVVVACRDPHKKVAGKGIAKLRKAGVEVIEGILEKEALKLNEAFVKSHVKNMPFVALKLAQTLDGKIATVTGRSKWITGKEARRHVHSLRSCYDAVLTGSATVLADDPRLTVRHTMGRNPLRVVLDRTLQLPHTAKIFNGDAPTLLFTSVGSSDTMKLDLLQKNGVEVVHINEKQNGLDLEEVLSVLHAKGILSVFVEAGSRLSASLLRSMLVDKVYIYIAPKLFGGDGLDSFAPLDVHTPDKAFHFHFEAPFFFGEDILLEAYMQ; from the coding sequence ATGGCCGTAAAGAAGACAAGAAGAGATTTGCAGCATCATGAACATTTTATGTCGCGCTGTCTTCAGCTTGCCCGAAAAGGTGCCGGCTATGTCAGTCCCAACCCCATGGTTGGTTCTGTACTCGTCGTTGATAACCGGATTGTAGGAGAAGGGTTCCATCAACGGTTCGGTGGGCCGCATGCCGAAGTCAACGCTATCGCTTGTGTGGATGATGAGGCTTTGCTGCCCCGATCTACCCTGTATGTCAACCTCGAACCTTGCTCACATCACGGTAAGACCCCTCCCTGCAGTGATCTTATCATTCAAAAAAAGATTCCCAGAGTTGTTGTCGCTTGCAGAGATCCTCATAAAAAAGTTGCAGGAAAAGGTATCGCGAAACTGCGGAAAGCCGGAGTGGAGGTTATCGAGGGGATTCTTGAGAAGGAGGCTCTTAAACTGAACGAGGCATTCGTGAAAAGTCATGTCAAAAACATGCCGTTTGTCGCCCTCAAGCTTGCTCAAACCCTCGATGGAAAAATAGCAACCGTAACGGGCCGGTCGAAGTGGATTACAGGCAAGGAGGCAAGAAGGCATGTGCACAGCCTTCGCAGCTGTTACGATGCCGTTCTTACAGGATCGGCAACCGTTCTTGCCGATGATCCTCGGTTGACGGTTCGTCATACGATGGGGCGCAACCCCCTGCGTGTCGTACTTGACCGGACGTTACAGTTGCCTCATACAGCTAAAATTTTCAATGGCGATGCGCCGACGCTTCTTTTTACTTCGGTGGGAAGTTCCGATACCATGAAGCTTGACCTCTTGCAGAAAAACGGTGTCGAGGTGGTGCACATCAACGAAAAACAGAACGGTCTCGACCTTGAAGAGGTTCTGTCGGTTCTTCATGCAAAAGGCATCCTTTCCGTTTTTGTCGAAGCAGGTTCCAGGCTTTCAGCTTCTCTGCTTCGATCCATGCTTGTCGATAAGGTTTATATCTATATTGCTCCCAAGCTCTTCGGTGGTGACGGTCTTGACTCTTTTGCCCCGCTCGATGTTCATACTCCCGATAAGGCTTTTCATTTCCACTTCGAGGCACCCTTCTTTTTTGGCGAAGACATTTTACTCGAAGCCTACATGCAGTAA
- a CDS encoding NFACT RNA binding domain-containing protein gives MLRNYFTLYHLARELDNLLKNGYVFEVFSQQRNEITISLITNKGDHLQLVVVTGHPKFCLYTRKGLNRKQRNTVDLMPEIAEKKISEITIDPCDRIIRLQLEDNYAIILQLFSAKTNVLLEKNRMFIGAFKHGVPDNTSGKKESHPAKPEILRSLEPLAYDRAFFSKRFSETPARDLLEKLIKMLPGFDRQLARELTCRCDNNHSVENIHAEFATLFYELLDPHPAVFIGKDSYPEFSILHNSPKTSTSLETIHEGLNLYSGKTWQHLKTRELVGELDKKLKHKMTKIEREQALFRPEKLRKQADEYERNGHLIMANLYNTGHQKNQMTVNNIFDPSSCPVTISLNPELTLQQNAAAWFRKASKAKEKIEGGIKRSNALAKQKRELVTLIELSSELSTPSQVRNFYQTNHTALKSLGLERTSKKEKKPLPFRTFPITQKAVLYVGKNARNNEDLTFSFAKPHDIWLHARGAAGSHCILRGATMQNTTEIEKAAEIAAFYSSAKHSELVPVMYTEKKYIRRARNMPIGQVLAEKEKVIMVKPSSDGF, from the coding sequence ATGCTGCGCAACTATTTCACCCTATACCATCTGGCAAGGGAATTGGATAACCTGCTAAAGAACGGCTACGTTTTCGAAGTATTTTCGCAGCAGCGAAACGAAATAACCATAAGCCTGATAACCAACAAGGGTGACCATCTGCAGCTTGTTGTCGTTACAGGCCATCCCAAGTTCTGTCTCTATACCAGAAAAGGATTGAACAGAAAGCAGCGTAACACCGTGGATTTGATGCCAGAAATTGCTGAAAAAAAAATCTCTGAAATCACCATTGATCCTTGCGACAGAATAATCCGGTTACAGCTCGAAGATAATTATGCTATAATCCTGCAGCTTTTCAGCGCCAAAACAAACGTTCTTCTGGAAAAAAACAGAATGTTCATCGGTGCCTTCAAGCATGGTGTTCCCGACAATACTTCCGGGAAAAAAGAAAGCCATCCCGCCAAGCCTGAAATACTGCGCTCACTTGAACCTCTGGCTTACGATCGAGCTTTTTTTTCAAAACGATTCTCAGAAACACCTGCAAGAGATCTCTTGGAAAAACTGATAAAGATGCTTCCCGGTTTTGACCGCCAGCTTGCAAGGGAACTCACCTGCCGTTGCGACAACAATCACTCTGTGGAAAATATCCATGCCGAGTTTGCCACTCTTTTTTACGAATTGCTTGACCCGCATCCTGCCGTGTTTATCGGCAAGGATAGCTACCCTGAATTTTCAATCCTGCATAACTCCCCGAAAACCTCCACCAGCCTTGAAACAATACATGAGGGTTTGAACCTCTACAGCGGCAAAACATGGCAACATCTGAAAACAAGAGAGCTTGTTGGCGAACTCGACAAAAAGCTAAAACACAAAATGACAAAAATAGAACGTGAACAAGCTCTTTTCCGTCCCGAAAAACTCAGAAAACAAGCCGATGAATATGAGCGAAACGGACACCTGATTATGGCAAATCTGTACAATACCGGGCATCAAAAAAATCAGATGACGGTAAACAATATTTTTGACCCGTCCTCCTGCCCCGTAACGATCTCCCTTAATCCGGAACTGACCTTGCAACAAAACGCTGCGGCATGGTTTCGAAAAGCATCGAAAGCGAAAGAAAAAATCGAAGGAGGTATAAAAAGAAGCAATGCACTTGCAAAACAGAAGCGTGAACTCGTAACACTCATAGAGCTGTCATCGGAGCTCTCGACACCCTCTCAAGTCAGAAATTTTTACCAAACAAACCATACTGCCCTTAAATCGCTCGGACTCGAACGCACATCAAAAAAGGAGAAGAAGCCATTACCGTTCAGAACATTTCCCATCACACAAAAAGCGGTGCTTTATGTCGGCAAAAACGCCAGGAACAACGAAGACCTGACTTTTTCCTTTGCAAAACCACATGACATCTGGCTCCACGCTCGCGGAGCTGCCGGCTCACACTGCATCCTGCGCGGAGCAACGATGCAAAACACCACCGAAATAGAGAAAGCTGCCGAAATCGCGGCATTTTACTCTTCCGCAAAACATTCAGAACTCGTTCCTGTAATGTATACCGAAAAAAAATATATTAGACGAGCCAGAAACATGCCTATCGGCCAGGTTCTAGCGGAAAAAGAAAAGGTTATTATGGTAAAGCCGTCATCAGATGGTTTTTAG
- the secG gene encoding preprotein translocase subunit SecG, with protein MHVFLVVLILLSSILLIGVVLLQNPKGGSGLTSGMASLGTVQNLGVRRTGDFLSKTTAILAGTVMVLSFVVQFTLPSRQASIDTRESILQKELPAIPAPAPAENAVPEAVPEKTAE; from the coding sequence ATGCACGTTTTTCTTGTTGTTCTGATTCTGTTATCGTCCATCCTGCTCATTGGGGTTGTCCTTTTGCAAAACCCTAAAGGGGGAAGTGGTTTAACCAGTGGAATGGCGAGCCTGGGTACTGTCCAGAATCTCGGGGTCAGGAGGACAGGCGATTTTCTGAGCAAGACAACGGCAATTCTTGCCGGTACGGTTATGGTGCTCAGCTTTGTCGTTCAGTTCACACTGCCTTCCAGGCAAGCATCTATAGATACCAGGGAAAGCATCTTGCAGAAAGAGCTGCCAGCAATTCCGGCCCCGGCTCCGGCAGAAAATGCCGTGCCTGAAGCAGTTCCGGAAAAAACGGCTGAATAA
- a CDS encoding DoxX family protein, with protein sequence MVESIIQNNDLGKLLLRLPVGGLMLFHGIHKLKNGLGFIEKSLSDAGLPTFLSYGVLLGEVVAPLLIVLGILSRPAALVEAFVMIAAIYLVHIPELFALTQHGGHALELQFLYLFGSLAIVFLGSGKYSVSRGRGLWD encoded by the coding sequence ATGGTTGAAAGTATCATTCAGAACAATGATTTGGGTAAGTTGCTGTTGCGTTTGCCTGTTGGCGGACTGATGTTGTTTCACGGGATTCATAAGCTTAAAAATGGGCTCGGGTTTATTGAAAAGTCTCTTTCTGATGCAGGGTTGCCGACTTTTTTGTCTTATGGCGTGTTGCTTGGTGAGGTAGTTGCTCCACTACTTATCGTTCTGGGTATTTTGTCCCGTCCTGCTGCGCTGGTTGAAGCTTTTGTGATGATTGCCGCAATCTACCTTGTGCATATCCCTGAACTGTTTGCTTTGACTCAGCATGGCGGTCATGCATTGGAATTGCAGTTTCTCTATCTGTTCGGTTCGCTGGCCATTGTTTTTCTCGGTTCCGGCAAGTACAGCGTTTCGAGGGGAAGAGGATTGTGGGACTAA
- a CDS encoding LptF/LptG family permease: MKILYRYILKEHVGPFFFAFFTILFVFTLQFVTRFFDRFVGKGLEFFVVVELIVLQIAWMVVLAAPMAVLIATLVVFGNLTNSSEITVMRAGGLSLYRLIVPVLLAGVFLTIVMERFNNIVLPEANYQAKQLLRDITRAKPSFGLTENAFSGLVDGYSILVRETGDDAETLKGITIYETKEDDEKTVITAERGSITFTSDYHYLILTLLDGQMHELREEDSEEYRITTFDKHRYVFSSTGYGFERTDGNEIRRGDRELSARQLYVVGQQFRERGSEAQKHISDAVLREQETINRQRDSVQPANASVTGYTVEKKALALQQVEKMLARIDREIDHMERSRDMYNKYMVEFHKKYALSFACTVFVLVGVPLGVLAKRGGFGVGAGLSLLFFVSYWSLLIMGEELSDRSLLDPGIAMWIANVVMLLIGVIALIRVSGLAIGSGR, from the coding sequence ATGAAGATACTGTATCGCTATATACTCAAAGAGCATGTCGGTCCCTTTTTCTTTGCCTTTTTCACCATTCTCTTTGTTTTCACATTACAGTTCGTTACCCGTTTTTTCGACCGTTTTGTCGGTAAGGGTCTTGAATTTTTTGTTGTCGTTGAGCTGATTGTGCTGCAGATCGCCTGGATGGTTGTGCTTGCAGCTCCTATGGCTGTTTTGATTGCTACTCTCGTTGTGTTCGGAAACCTTACGAACAGCTCGGAAATAACCGTCATGAGGGCTGGTGGTCTGTCTCTTTATCGGCTTATCGTTCCGGTTTTGCTGGCGGGTGTTTTTCTCACGATTGTAATGGAACGGTTCAACAATATTGTGCTTCCGGAAGCAAACTATCAGGCCAAACAGCTGTTGAGAGACATAACAAGGGCTAAACCCAGTTTCGGGCTAACGGAAAATGCTTTTTCAGGGCTTGTAGACGGTTATTCTATTCTTGTCAGGGAGACAGGGGATGATGCTGAGACGCTCAAGGGAATTACGATTTACGAGACAAAAGAAGATGATGAAAAAACTGTCATTACAGCCGAGAGGGGCAGTATTACGTTTACGTCCGATTATCATTATTTGATTTTAACGCTGCTTGACGGACAGATGCATGAGTTGAGAGAAGAGGACAGTGAAGAATATAGAATCACGACCTTCGATAAGCATCGTTATGTTTTTTCTTCTACCGGTTACGGTTTTGAGCGTACCGACGGCAACGAAATACGCCGAGGCGATCGGGAACTGTCCGCCAGGCAGCTGTATGTCGTGGGGCAGCAATTTCGAGAGCGCGGGAGTGAAGCTCAAAAGCATATCAGCGATGCTGTTTTGCGTGAACAGGAGACAATAAACAGGCAGCGTGATTCGGTCCAGCCGGCAAATGCTTCAGTAACCGGATATACCGTTGAGAAAAAAGCACTGGCTCTGCAGCAGGTGGAAAAAATGCTTGCACGAATTGACCGGGAGATCGATCATATGGAGCGCAGCAGGGATATGTATAACAAGTACATGGTTGAGTTTCATAAAAAGTATGCACTTTCGTTTGCCTGCACCGTTTTCGTGTTAGTCGGGGTTCCCCTCGGGGTTCTTGCGAAACGAGGCGGTTTCGGGGTCGGTGCAGGCTTGTCCCTCTTGTTTTTTGTGAGTTACTGGTCCTTGCTTATCATGGGCGAAGAGTTATCCGACAGGAGTTTGCTTGATCCAGGGATAGCGATGTGGATCGCCAATGTTGTCATGCTACTGATCGGTGTCATTGCCCTGATTCGTGTTTCCGGTCTTGCTATTGGTTCAGGTCGGTAG
- a CDS encoding acyl-CoA thioesterase — translation MENYKLVLPEHLNHYGYLFGGNLLKWIDEMGYIAVTLDYPGCNFVTVAMDKIVFRKSIKKGTILCFETVKNREGQTSVEYTVNAYKDSIDTGEREMVFTTQITFVCLDKNGNKKKLSKDRSASEVSDDATDLNQ, via the coding sequence ATGGAAAATTACAAACTTGTTCTTCCTGAGCACCTCAACCATTATGGCTACCTCTTCGGCGGCAATCTGCTGAAATGGATAGATGAAATGGGATACATTGCCGTTACGCTGGACTATCCCGGCTGCAACTTCGTAACCGTTGCCATGGACAAGATTGTGTTCAGAAAAAGCATAAAAAAAGGGACTATTCTCTGTTTTGAGACCGTAAAAAACCGTGAAGGACAGACTTCGGTTGAATACACCGTCAACGCATATAAAGACAGTATTGACACAGGAGAACGTGAAATGGTCTTCACCACCCAGATCACGTTTGTCTGCCTGGATAAAAACGGCAACAAAAAGAAGCTAAGTAAGGATAGAAGCGCCTCTGAAGTTTCAGATGACGCTACCGACCTGAACCAATAG
- a CDS encoding deoxycytidylate deaminase has product MPENVQQDNCCSPDGGEEGFTHEKRLGWHEYFMSVAHLISRRATCTRGHVGAVLVRDNNILSTGYNGAPSGLPHCNETTCKIYRSTHPDGTVEENCVNTIHAEINAIAQAAKHGVSIKDADIYITASPCIHCLKVLINVGIKTIYYDKPYKIDHIAELLRLSGVKLVQIHVEMP; this is encoded by the coding sequence ATGCCTGAAAATGTCCAACAAGACAACTGCTGTTCTCCCGATGGTGGAGAAGAAGGCTTCACCCATGAGAAACGGCTTGGGTGGCATGAGTATTTCATGAGTGTTGCTCACCTGATTTCGCGCAGGGCTACCTGCACCAGAGGGCATGTCGGTGCAGTGCTCGTTCGGGATAACAATATTCTTTCTACCGGTTATAACGGCGCACCTTCGGGTTTGCCGCATTGCAATGAAACAACCTGTAAAATCTATCGCAGCACCCATCCTGATGGAACGGTGGAAGAGAATTGCGTCAATACCATTCATGCGGAGATCAATGCAATAGCACAAGCAGCAAAACACGGTGTTTCCATTAAGGATGCCGATATTTACATTACAGCCAGTCCGTGCATTCATTGTCTGAAAGTGCTGATCAACGTCGGTATTAAGACCATATACTACGACAAGCCCTACAAGATCGACCATATTGCCGAACTGCTGCGTCTTTCGGGTGTAAAACTGGTGCAAATACATGTTGAAATGCCTTAA
- a CDS encoding porin — protein sequence MKKKILSLLCLVMIWALPSAVTAEETKPSVTVYGNLRYSFNYIDEDGHGMERWKGTDNVSRFGIKGSYGNEDIKAFVHLQVRAFADGDADKDAFEQRFFFGGFEGGFGKVTYGRMTNAYKFPGYALDPFYDLSRISSNGWFSGGGASYGLSSATNGFTDNALQYFSPNLNGFKLVGGIAFDDSEDNNQLAYLAGGSYSANGFTFGGVYADNPEKKVVYPNIAADGDAIRAYATYKGKGWKAGASYENIDVKGGPDNVNYFYLTGTAMLEEAKTDLSLSLGLVDDGAAEGLGITGGAFYNILDNAQIYAMASYADLDSDYTPYVLSVGAIYNFKYTVN from the coding sequence ATGAAGAAAAAAATTCTATCATTATTGTGCCTCGTCATGATCTGGGCACTTCCGTCAGCTGTGACGGCGGAGGAAACAAAGCCGAGTGTTACCGTTTACGGTAACCTCCGTTATTCTTTCAATTACATCGATGAAGATGGGCATGGGATGGAGCGCTGGAAAGGAACGGATAACGTATCCCGTTTCGGTATCAAGGGGTCTTATGGCAACGAGGATATAAAAGCCTTTGTTCACTTGCAAGTGAGGGCTTTTGCCGACGGTGATGCCGATAAGGACGCTTTTGAGCAGCGTTTTTTCTTTGGTGGATTTGAAGGTGGCTTCGGTAAAGTAACCTATGGTCGTATGACCAATGCCTACAAATTTCCCGGTTATGCTCTCGATCCTTTCTATGATCTTTCCAGGATCAGTTCGAACGGCTGGTTCAGCGGTGGCGGAGCTTCTTACGGCTTGTCTTCTGCGACCAATGGTTTTACCGATAATGCTCTGCAGTATTTCTCACCGAATCTGAACGGTTTCAAACTCGTTGGCGGGATCGCTTTTGATGACAGCGAGGACAACAACCAACTCGCTTATCTTGCCGGTGGCTCCTATAGTGCAAACGGTTTTACTTTTGGGGGAGTTTATGCCGACAATCCGGAAAAGAAAGTGGTCTATCCAAACATTGCCGCAGATGGTGATGCCATAAGGGCCTATGCAACGTATAAAGGGAAGGGTTGGAAAGCCGGCGCTTCATATGAAAATATCGATGTCAAAGGTGGTCCTGACAACGTCAACTATTTTTATCTGACAGGAACGGCTATGCTGGAAGAAGCTAAAACCGATCTTTCACTCTCTCTTGGTCTGGTTGACGATGGTGCGGCAGAAGGATTGGGTATAACCGGTGGTGCATTCTACAACATTCTCGACAATGCACAGATTTATGCAATGGCAAGTTATGCAGATCTTGATTCCGATTACACTCCTTATGTTCTGTCGGTTGGCGCTATCTACAACTTCAAATACACAGTCAACTAA
- the hisB gene encoding imidazoleglycerol-phosphate dehydratase HisB translates to MSENANENIRSAKVKRKTFETDIQVELNLDGSGQHSIDSGVVFLDHMLANFSKHSGIDLTLHCKGDTEVDDHHSVEDIALVMGSAMLEALGDKKGVQRYGWSMIPMDEALARCALDLGGRSYCVFKCDFNRPDINGFSTEMIEHFFLSLSRTLQANIHLTVLEGSNTHHKIEALFKAFAYALKQAVSITGTSVPSTKGTL, encoded by the coding sequence ATGTCCGAAAACGCAAACGAGAACATCCGCTCTGCAAAAGTTAAGCGTAAAACATTCGAAACCGATATCCAGGTTGAACTGAACCTTGACGGCTCAGGACAGCACTCCATTGATTCAGGCGTGGTTTTCCTCGATCACATGCTGGCAAACTTCAGCAAACACTCCGGCATCGATCTCACACTGCACTGCAAAGGAGATACGGAAGTCGACGACCATCACTCAGTTGAGGACATCGCCCTCGTCATGGGCTCGGCAATGCTGGAAGCGTTGGGAGACAAAAAAGGCGTTCAACGATACGGCTGGTCGATGATACCGATGGATGAAGCTCTTGCGCGTTGTGCCCTGGATCTTGGAGGAAGAAGTTACTGTGTTTTCAAATGCGACTTCAACCGACCCGATATCAACGGCTTTTCAACCGAAATGATCGAGCATTTTTTCCTTTCACTTTCCCGAACGCTACAGGCAAACATTCACCTGACCGTTCTCGAAGGGAGCAATACGCACCACAAGATCGAAGCTCTTTTCAAGGCGTTCGCATACGCACTCAAGCAGGCCGTTTCAATTACAGGGACATCTGTCCCCTCCACAAAAGGAACACTGTAA